GGGCTGTTGTACCAGCTAGAAAATTCTTCAGTGTCCCTCCCTTTACCAGTAATTCTGCCCATTGACCTCAGCAtctacatcctttttttttttttttttttttttagctttttccaCTCTGAGTGGGCAGCCCTGAGCTTCCCTGGCAGTCCCTGACTCATAGCTGCCTTGAAGTCCTTTGCGTCTGCACCTTCTAGATTTGGCCTGTGGCTGAAGGCCTTGTTGGCCTGGGACCCAAGATTTCATTGCCTACTAATACCCACGTATCTACCTAAATTTTAGGTGAAACCGGGAATGGCAGGACGATACAATATTTTCAAGACTAGGAAGTCAGGGTTATAGGTATGCTTTCCTTGGGAATAGGGGTTGCATCCTGTACCCCAGGAGTCCCAGCTCCTTGCAAGATGACCAATTAGTTACTATTCCCTTAACTTTCACTCCTATGTAAGATAGGTCAGAAACTGGCCTCTTAGCAAAGCCTCCTAGCAAGAAAAGTGAGGTGGGAGGTGTGGGGCTTGTCCTGGCTGAGGGTCcgcatttctcctttttcccctctaGCCCTGGCTCGCCACCGGTacatgaagcaggctcaggcCCTAGGCCCTCAGATGATGGAAAAACCCCTATACTGGGGGGCGGACAGGAGCTCCCAGGTTTCATCTTATCCAATGAACCCGCTGCTGCAGCGAGGTAAACCTTGCCAGAGAtttggggtgggagagggcagagggtaAGGGTAGGAATATGGGCTGCATTGGGGCCTTCATGACAATATAGTGGATATCTATGATCAAGGGGACGGTATGGATGCAAGCTGAAAAGTGTGGCATTTTGGTGCCATGGTTCTCAGAAGCCATGTTTTGGGCCAGCAATTCTGTATGTTCTTATCCTTGTTTCCATTCAGATTTGTCCCTGCGATCCAGCCTCCCACAGATGCCAATGAGCCAGACCACTGCTCACCCTCCCATCACCAATGGTGTCCTAGAGTATTTGGAGAAAGAGCTGCGGAACCTCAACCcagcccagcctctgccccctgACCTCAAAGCCATATCTGGCCAAGCCTGCAGCATGCTGTCCTCCCTGGGCTCTGAGGTTGTGGAACGCAGAATCATCCACCTGCCTCCACTGATCAGAGACCTGCCGTCCTCCCAGAGGACCAGCAACTCCTCTCACCAACAGTGGCTCACTCCAATTCCCCCTGGACCCTGGGAtctgagggaggagagaaggcagcCCCACTACTCTGCTTTTCACCAGGAGCTCCAGGACAGGGAGCCTAAGCGCCGGGCATTGGAAGGACGGGAGCTGAACCAACTTCGGAGGGGAAGGCGCCACTGCTCTGGGCTGCGTGGGTTACCCACGCCCTGGTCAGACAGGGACAGCCCCAGTGATGGCCCCTCGTCCAGTGAGGCCCGCTGGTGGCCCAACCACGTATCTGCTCGGAGCCACTACTCAGGCCGACCTCACAGGCCTGGCCCCTGGGAGAATGCCCAGAGGCCCCAGAGGCGCAGGCCCCGCAGCTACTCCCCGCCCTTGCCTTCCGGCCTCAGTTCCTGGAGCTCTGAGGAGGATGAGAAGGAGAGGCAGTCCCGGAGCTGGGGAACCCACCGCCGCAGCTCACACCCCTCACACTGGCCTGAGGAGAAGCCACCCAGCTACCGCTCGCTGGATGTCATGCCAGGCAAGAATGGCAGGAAAAAAGGGAGTGTGGAGAGGCGCTCGGTGAGCCTGGGGCATCCTGCTGAGGGTCGGGCATGGGCAGAGCAGGGCTTGGCCACAGCTGGCAGAGGCCACCCCACGTGCCACCAGTGAGAGTACCTCCTCCTTGTTTTGCACAGCTTGCCTCATGGGCTTGGTGAGACCTCGCTCGAAGGGGCCGGGTGAGTGCAGAGGGCCAGGAAGGGCTCGATGCTTGATGCTTAAAACAGGGCCTTCTCATCCTCAGACCAGCCCTCATCACAGTCTGGTGAGGCAGGgcttccccatttcacagattcaGAAATGAGGCTCAGAATAATTAAGTGCCTTGTGAGTAGTGGAGCTAAGACTTAAACACGGGCTTTATGGCTAAGGCTTTACTTCCTGTCATACCTGCCTGTCTTTACTTAGCAACCGTATTTCCATACCCTAAATTAGAACATGCAGCCTGACAGAGGACATTTGTGCCACTTCTGAGTGCTGCAAGTCAGGGTGCAAGGCCTTGTTGTATTCGAGGATGAGGTCCTCTGAGACCCCCTGGAAAGAATCCTTAAACTgatgaaaaaaaccccaaaccaaaacaataaatacCTCATATCCCAAATATGGGTAAAACTTTAGGGTTCTGTGAACAGGCAAGGTGCTAGTCAAAGCTTACCAGCCTAAAAGGGGCACAAAGAGGGATTACAGGccttaatttgttttgttttttttaattaaaaaaaatttgttttaatttatttttgcaagagagagagacagagcacaagtgagggaagggcagagagagaggggaacacagaatccaaagcaggctccaggctctgagctgtcagcacagagcccagtgtggggctccaactcacagactgcaagatcatgacctgagctgaagtcagacacttaactgactgagccacccaggtgccctggccttaatttgtttttgaagatgtgacttaaaaaatcattttataattaatatatccaAATGATGATATTCCCTTAATGTTGTCACTTTGCAAAGTTATGCTGCCGTTGCTCAAAAATATTCACGAACTGCCTTCGGAACcaatttacatgaaaatatatttctgtatttgacCAAAATCCTCTTCTGTTTGCTTCTGTTGAGATAGAGATATCTCTGAGGGAAGTTCCCAGAGTAGAAGATATCATAGGAAGAAGAATTTTAGTCTCTAATATACCTTCAAGGATATATTTGTCATTTGGAAATGCAAATACTGCtgtgatttgtttaaaaaacaatcacATGTATATAGTGTGCAAAGAAACAGGGACGTTGTGGAAGCTATGGTGCTAGTCTTTCAGGAAAAGAGCCTTGGTGAGAGAGTAATTCATGAGCAAGGTCTGCAGGCACTTCTGAAATAATGGCAATTATATCATATTCTCACAGATGTCCCACGAGAGAGGCAAAGACCAGTAACAATGAAACTTACTAGTATCCTTACTAAGTGGTACCTAGCTATGGGCATTTATGCActatctaatttaatccttacagcacCCTGTGAggtttttactattattttcattttacagtggATACAGCTCTTTCTTCCATGTTACCAGTAAGAAAATTATATCCTGAAAGAAAACCCGGAACCAGTTAGAGCTGGGACAACAGCTGTTACTTTAGTCATTAGTGACTAAACTGTCtcttattttaacagaaaaaaaaaaaaaagtgtaatgtAAAAGCCAATGTTTGTTCTCAAATCCAagccctgttttcttctaattttttctttttttcattttcttctctttaagttCAATTATGTGGTTTCTTGTAagtgagagaagggaaaaaggaacaTTAATTAAGTTCCAGACACTGGGGTAAGCCCTTTCTaaagcttatttcacttaatctttaTAACATTAGGTGAGGCTCAGTGAGATTAAGTATCATGCCCTAAGTCACAAAGCCAGTAGGGAGTGAAACCAGAATTTGAACACAGACAGCTCTCTGACTCTCAAGCCTGTACCCTTTCAGTAACTCATAATGCCTcatttggaagaaagaagaatCGTCTGGGGCAATGATGCTCTCCTTCTATATTTCTTCCTCGTGACTTTATTTCTTCCCTATTTTCTGAAAGTATCACAGCTTCCTTTATCATTAAGATGTACACACCACTAATTCTAACACAGGCAAACCAAATTTTCTATTGCAAAGTTGCTCACGAGACCCAAAGATCTCACTAACGATCATTTTGAAAGCCTTCATTGTTTTGGATCTCTGAGTTTATCTCACAAAGAGTTATCAGTTTACTTTATCACATTCAACTGTCTACTCATATTCTGAGTGACTAGAGGCCCAGGGCCAAAGCTGGCTTTAGAAAATTGATTGGTTTGAAAGGGCACAGTGTTTTGTTCATAGTTGGAATTTTTAATGCCTTTAGTGAAGCAAAAGTATCCAGGGCCAAAATCTCTTTGCATCTTTCCTCAGTGGGGCTGGTTGCTTCCCACACACTTTCCTAGCCTCTGAAGTCGTCAGAGTTTGCAGCTAACCTCAGAACTTATAATACAATTA
The DNA window shown above is from Neofelis nebulosa isolate mNeoNeb1 chromosome 5, mNeoNeb1.pri, whole genome shotgun sequence and carries:
- the ILDR1 gene encoding immunoglobulin-like domain-containing receptor 1 isoform X1 — translated: MGPELPAPWLLLFTWLPAGCLSLLVTVQHTERYVTLFASVVLKCDYTTSAQLQDVVVTWRFKSFCKDPIFDYYSASYQAALSLGQDPSNDCNDSQREVRIVAQRRGQNEPVLGVDYRQRKITIQNRADLVINEVMWWDHGVYYCTIEAPGDTSGDPDKEVKLIVLHWLTVIFIILGALLLLLLIGVCWCQCCPQYCCCYIRCPCCPARCCCPEEALARHRYMKQAQALGPQMMEKPLYWGADRSSQVSSYPMNPLLQRDLSLRSSLPQMPMSQTTAHPPITNGVLEYLEKELRNLNPAQPLPPDLKAISGQACSMLSSLGSEVVERRIIHLPPLIRDLPSSQRTSNSSHQQWLTPIPPGPWDLREERRQPHYSAFHQELQDREPKRRALEGRELNQLRRGRRHCSGLRGLPTPWSDRDSPSDGPSSSEARWWPNHVSARSHYSGRPHRPGPWENAQRPQRRRPRSYSPPLPSGLSSWSSEEDEKERQSRSWGTHRRSSHPSHWPEEKPPSYRSLDVMPGKNGRKKGSVERRSERDSSHSGRSVVI
- the ILDR1 gene encoding immunoglobulin-like domain-containing receptor 1 isoform X2, with protein sequence MGPELPAPWLLLFTWLPAGCLSLLVTVQHTERYVTLFASVVLKCDYTTSAQLQDVVVTWRFKSFCKDPIFDYYSASYQAALSLGQDPSNDCNDSQREVRIVAQRRGQNEPVLGVDYRQRKITIQNRADLVINEVMWWDHGVYYCTIEAPGDTSGDPDKEVKLIVLHWLTVIFIILGALLLLLLIGVCWCQCCPQYCCCYIRCPCCPARCCCPEEALARHRYMKQAQALGPQMMEKPLYWGADRSSQVSSYPMNPLLQRDLSLRSSLPQMPMSQTTAHPPITNGVLEYLEKELRNLNPAQPLPPDLKAISGQACSMLSSLGSEVVERRIIHLPPLIRDLPSSQRTSNSSHQQWLTPIPPGPWDLREERRQPHYSAFHQELQDREPKRRALEGRELNQLRRGRRHCSGLRGLPTPWSDRDSPSDGPSSSEARWWPNHVSARSHYSGRPHRPGPWENAQRPQRRRPRSYSPPLPSGLSSWSSEEDEKERQSRSWGTHRRSSHPSHWPEEKPPSYRSLDVMPGKNGRKKGSVERRSFNYVVSCK
- the ILDR1 gene encoding immunoglobulin-like domain-containing receptor 1 isoform X4, with translation MGPELPAPWLLLFTWLPAGCLSLLVTVQHTERYVTLFASVVLKCDYTTSAQLQDVVVTWRFKSFCKDPIFDYYSASYQAALSLGQDPSNDCNDSQREVRIVAQRRGQNEPVLGVDYRQRKITIQNRADLVINEVMWWDHGVYYCTIEAPGDTSGDPDKEVKLIVLHWLTVIFIILGALLLLLLIGVCWCQCCPQYCCCYIRCPCCPARCCCPEEDLSLRSSLPQMPMSQTTAHPPITNGVLEYLEKELRNLNPAQPLPPDLKAISGQACSMLSSLGSEVVERRIIHLPPLIRDLPSSQRTSNSSHQQWLTPIPPGPWDLREERRQPHYSAFHQELQDREPKRRALEGRELNQLRRGRRHCSGLRGLPTPWSDRDSPSDGPSSSEARWWPNHVSARSHYSGRPHRPGPWENAQRPQRRRPRSYSPPLPSGLSSWSSEEDEKERQSRSWGTHRRSSHPSHWPEEKPPSYRSLDVMPGKNGRKKGSVERRSERDSSHSGRSVVI
- the ILDR1 gene encoding immunoglobulin-like domain-containing receptor 1 isoform X3, with amino-acid sequence MGPELPAPWLLLFTWLPAGCLSLLVTVQHTERYVTLFASVVLKCDYTTSAQLQDVVVTWRFKSFCKDPIFDYYSASYQAALSLGQDPSNDCNDSQREVRIVAQRRGQNEPVLGVDYRQRKITIQNRADLVINEVMWWDHGVYYCTIEAPGDTSGDPDKEVKLIVLHWLTVIFIILGALLLLLLIGVCWCQCCPQYCCCYIRCPCCPARCCCPEEALARHRYMKQAQALGPQMMEKPLYWGADRSSQVSSYPMNPLLQRDLSLRSSLPQMPMSQTTAHPPITNGVLEYLEKELRNLNPAQPLPPDLKAISGQACSMLSSLGSEVVERRIIHLPPLIRDLPSSQRTSNSSHQQWLTPIPPGPWDLREERRQPHYSAFHQELQDREPKRRALEGRELNQLRRGRRHCSGLRGLPTPWSDRDSPSDGPSSSEARWWPNHVSARSHYSGRPHRPGPWENAQRPQRRRPRSYSPPLPSGLSSWSSEEDEKERQSRSWGTHRRSSHPSHWPEEKPPSYRSLDVMPGERQLP
- the ILDR1 gene encoding immunoglobulin-like domain-containing receptor 1 isoform X5; its protein translation is MRRCPTALAKVHGVVVRTLSLQSDSGVGPHSALIGYVNLGADLVINEVMWWDHGVYYCTIEAPGDTSGDPDKEVKLIVLHWLTVIFIILGALLLLLLIGVCWCQCCPQYCCCYIRCPCCPARCCCPEEALARHRYMKQAQALGPQMMEKPLYWGADRSSQVSSYPMNPLLQRDLSLRSSLPQMPMSQTTAHPPITNGVLEYLEKELRNLNPAQPLPPDLKAISGQACSMLSSLGSEVVERRIIHLPPLIRDLPSSQRTSNSSHQQWLTPIPPGPWDLREERRQPHYSAFHQELQDREPKRRALEGRELNQLRRGRRHCSGLRGLPTPWSDRDSPSDGPSSSEARWWPNHVSARSHYSGRPHRPGPWENAQRPQRRRPRSYSPPLPSGLSSWSSEEDEKERQSRSWGTHRRSSHPSHWPEEKPPSYRSLDVMPGKNGRKKGSVERRSERDSSHSGRSVVI